A segment of the Mogibacterium diversum genome:
GACCAGAGGGATATTTGCTTTTAAAGAAACTATATATGGATAGGTAAATGATAAAGAGTGATTCCCGTAGAAACGCCTGAATGATATTGAAGAAATGAAAGGCTTGTTAGAAAGCGGATTAAGTAGATAAAGATCTATTTTAAAAAATGATTTGAATAAATTAGATAATTAAGGAGATTATACAACTGAAAATAAAAAATGATGAGTTAGAAAAAATAGAGCCTAGAACATTATGTGAAGAGGCCTGGCAAGAAATAGCGAGTCATTTCCCAGATTTTAAGGTGCTTTCAAAGGGGCAAAAATTAAAGAGGGTTGCGAAAGATAAGGATATTTTCTTCGAAATATATTTCCAAGCAAATAGATATAATAATAAGGATAGCGTAGAATTTATTCCACATATTGGTATTTATTCCAAATCAATAAAGCGTGCAGGTATCAATAATGGATTTATATATGGCGGGGATTTAGGTTCGTTAAGTTCAAGAAAACCGCATGCGTGGTGGCAACTTGCAGGTGCGAGCTATAAATTTACTGTGGAAGAAGTAAGCAAGCTTATAAAAATACACGTTATTCCAATTTTCAATTATTTCGAGGATACTCAAGCAAATATTGATAGAATTTTAGAAGGAAATTGCACGTCAGAGAGTTTGTTATACTATATATATTATTTTGGCGGTAAAAATAAAGCACAGCAGTATTTCAATAGAATTCTAAAGGTAAATATATTTAAAAATAAATATATCAGTTTCTATGAATCATTGAAAAGTATGCCTGAAGAAAACATTGATTTGAATTACTCGGAATTTTCTGGAGCCATTATGATTAAATTCGCATATCTGAATGGTATTGAAATAGAAAAATAAATTTGAATTCAGTGGAATAATAAGAGTAATCAAGTTAATAGATAATGTAAAACTATCAGATTAATCGCACACCAAAAGAGGTACCACCATGCAAAAAACAAACACACTAGAAAACAACTTAGTTGACGATTCGCTGCAAGGGTCACTTGTAGATACTACAAAAGAATGTGTTTCAAGCGACTAGGAATCAAGATAGATGAAATTTGCAGAAAGAGAGCAGGATTTGATGGAGCAATCCATTTTATTCCAGGCTTACTTAAGGATGAATACAAGTTCCGTTCTATTGATATGAATACTGTCAAAATGATAATCGAACAAGCGATGGGCTATGAAGAGCAGTGTGCGACATACACATCAGAGCTTTATAACGAAGATGTCCAGCTAATATCGAAGGATGGAAGGCTCTACTACCTTCCAGAATAAGAAGTAAGCTAGAATATATCAAAATCCCCCAACTCAACCACCAGTTCCTGTACCCAACCACGCATTCGTCATATGCTCGAGTCATGAAAGGAGGTGTCCGATATGGATCAAATCAAAATTGGAAAATTCATAGCATCCTGCAGAAAGGAAGGACACATGACTCAGGCTGACCTCGCCGAGAAGCTAGGCATCAGCGACCGAGCAGTATCGAAATGGGAGACAGGAAGGTCCATGCCAGATTCGGGAATCATGCTAGAACTATGTGCGCTTCTGCACATTAACGTAAACGAACTCCTGTCGGGCGAAAGGATCATGACAGAATCATATGACAAGAGAGTAGAGGAAAATCTTTTAGCCATGAGGCGAGAGATAGAACAGCGCGATAAACGGATGCTCAGACTGGAGATGTGGCTGACCGTACCGACAATCGTAGTGGGAATCATCCTCATAGTTCTTGCGGTGCTCCTCGCCATGCCGATGTGGCTCAGAGTAGCGCTGGTTACATTCACTGTCGCCATGATTGTTGTAGTGGGCTTCATTGCAGTTGGCATTGAGCAAAATGCAGGTTATTATGAATGTGAGTGTTGCCACCACAGGTACGTTCCGACCTATAGAGAGGTAATCTTAGCTCCGCATAGAGGTAGAGATAGATATATGAGGTGCCCAAAGTGCGGTAAGCGTTGCTGGCAGAAGAAAGTGCTAACCGATGAAGACTCAGAACTATAAACCGCGATAGCACATATTGCAATAATCAATAATCACTAATCACTAATCACTAATCACAGAGGATAACACATGACCAAACAACAACTCCTCGCCCTCTGGCAGGGCAAATCATGGGACAGTTCACCAGCAGGAATATACTTTGTAAGTCGTAGGTTCGGTAAGGATCTGCACTTTAGCTTCTCTGGATACAGTGAGAAGGACGTAAAATCAATCCCAGACTCATTGATGAAGAGGCTAGCTGCTGAAATTGCCGAGCTAGACCAGAAGGCACTTTGCTTTATAAATGAAAATTTCCCTGATGAAGACATCGAAGGTATCTCGCTTACCGACGTAATGTTCGATAAGAACGGATGCTACGGTGCCTTTGCACTAGGATATTATGTGGGCGAATCTACAGAGGGAGAGCTTTATCTGCTAGTTAGCTTCGACGAGGAATTTGAGGCTAATAACGAAGTGATCTGCGAAGTGTATTAAAGAAGAGCAGCTTCGTATAGCAAAAAAACTTATTGACAAAAGA
Coding sequences within it:
- a CDS encoding helix-turn-helix domain-containing protein → MDQIKIGKFIASCRKEGHMTQADLAEKLGISDRAVSKWETGRSMPDSGIMLELCALLHINVNELLSGERIMTESYDKRVEENLLAMRREIEQRDKRMLRLEMWLTVPTIVVGIILIVLAVLLAMPMWLRVALVTFTVAMIVVVGFIAVGIEQNAGYYECECCHHRYVPTYREVILAPHRGRDRYMRCPKCGKRCWQKKVLTDEDSEL
- a CDS encoding DUF4304 domain-containing protein, which codes for MLSKGQKLKRVAKDKDIFFEIYFQANRYNNKDSVEFIPHIGIYSKSIKRAGINNGFIYGGDLGSLSSRKPHAWWQLAGASYKFTVEEVSKLIKIHVIPIFNYFEDTQANIDRILEGNCTSESLLYYIYYFGGKNKAQQYFNRILKVNIFKNKYISFYESLKSMPEENIDLNYSEFSGAIMIKFAYLNGIEIEK